From a single Eremothecium sinecaudum strain ATCC 58844 chromosome III, complete sequence genomic region:
- the PRE9 gene encoding proteasome core particle subunit alpha 3 (Syntenic homolog of Ashbya gossypii AFR318W; Syntenic homolog of Saccharomyces cerevisiae YGR135W (PRE9)), protein MGSRRYDSRTTIFSPEGRLYQVEYALESISHAGTAIGIMAKDGIVLAAERKVTSKLLEQDTSSEKLYRLNDNITVAVAGLTADAEILINTARLHAQNHLKLYNEDIPVEVLVRRLSDIKQGYTQHGGLRPFGVSFIYAGYDERYGYQLFTSNPSGNYSGWKAISVGANTQAAQTLLQMDYKEEMSFEDAIQLALKTLSKTTDSSALTHDRLEFATIQRNEVGKIIQKIYKPAEIKELLTKHSFTKQEDTA, encoded by the coding sequence ATGGGTTCGAGAAGATACGACTCGAGGACTACAATCTTTTCTCCAGAAGGGAGATTATACCAGGTTGAATACGCTCTAGAATCTATATCTCATGCTGGTACCGCAATTGGCATTATGGCAAAGGATGGAATTGTTCTGGCAGCTGAAAGAAAAGTTACAAGTAAACTTTTGGAGCAAGATACTTCCAGTGAAAAATTGTATAGGTTGAACGACAATATTACCGTTGCTGTTGCCGGTTTAACTGCGGATGCAGAAATCCTAATAAACACTGCGCGTTTACATGCTCAAAATCATTTGAAATTATACAATGAAGATATCCCAGTTGAAGTTCTCGTGCGGCGTTTATCGGATATTAAGCAAGGGTATACACAGCATGGTGGATTAAGACCTTTTGGTGTTTCTTTCATCTATGCAGGATACGATGAACGTTACGGATACCAATTGTTTACCTCCAACCCTTCTGGTAATTATTCAGGCTGGAAGGCTATTAGTGTTGGTGCCAATACGCAAGCCGCGCAAACTCTGTTACAAATGGACTACAAGGAAGAAATGTCTTTCGAGGACGCTATACAACTTGCGTTAAAGACTCTTTCCAAGACCACCGACAGCAGCGCATTGACTCATGACAGGTTAGAGTTTGCTACTATTCAACGCAACGAAGTTGGTAAGATTATACAGAAGATCTATAAACCTGCGGAGATTAAGGAGCTATTAACAAAACATAGTTTTACAAAGCAGGAGGACACTGCTTGA
- the URN1 gene encoding Urn1p (Syntenic homolog of Ashbya gossypii AFR317C; Syntenic homolog of Saccharomyces cerevisiae YPR152C (URN1)), translated as MVWKRAKASDGRVYYYDTVTQTTSWERPVHISESDDDEGTNNGHNNEQKKVGLINQYSSSSEDEGELSGDGEADNEEGATADVSKEEEEDSMNDQKEKFFELLDRYSLDPYSSWGLQALTINSDPVFFVVEDDATREEYFEQWCAKKVAKGSPAEVEDINEEEVESSDGENNDSLTPTKFHYLAHIVSKATVDAQTVFSDIKSKHKALFKTLNINENLTKADQKAFVSKLLFYYKKLDLSQREGIFNKLLDSCGSSIKKNLEQNRAFEDFIDEELLPEDAYSVETQLFTMESCIGLHDTLSQLQDNERYYVLGIKDKTKALKSIIRKFQIKQ; from the coding sequence ATGGTGTGGAAAAGGGCTAAGGCTTCTGATGGTAGGGTTTATTATTATGATACAGTCACTCAGACTACTAGTTGGGAGCGTCCAGTTCATATAAGCGAGAGCGATGACGATGAAGGGACTAATAATGGACATAATAATGAACAGAAGAAAGTCGGGTTGATTAACCAGTAttcgtcttcttctgaaGATGAAGGTGAATTATCAGGTGATGGTGAAGCAgataatgaagaaggtGCTACCGCAGACGTCAGcaaggaagaagaggagGATTCTATGAATGATCAAAAAGAGAAGTTTTTTGAACTACTGGATAGGTATTCTCTTGATCCTTATAGCTCCTGGGGGTTGCAGGCGTTAACTATTAACAGCGATCCGGTTTTTTTTGTTGTAGAAGATGATGCGACCCGAGAGGAGTACTTTGAGCAGTGGTGCGCCAAAAAGGTTGCAAAAGGTAGCCCGGCTGAAGTAGAGGATATTAATGAAGAGGAAGTTGAATCTAGTGATGGAGAAAACAATGATAGTTTAACACCTACTAAGTTTCATTATCTTGCGCATATCGTCTCGAAAGCTACTGTAGACGCACAGACTGTTTTCTCTGACATCAAATCGAAACATAAAGCGTTGTTCAAGACACTTAATATAAATGAGAACTTAACGAAGGCAGATCAAAAGGCTTTTGTTTCTAAATTGCTGTTTTATTATAAAAAGTTGGATTTGTCTCAGCGCGAAGGCATATTTAACAAGTTACTGGACTCATGTGGCTCTTCTATAAAGAAAAATCTTGAGCAGAACAGAGCTTTCGAAGACTTTATAGACGAAGAATTGCTTCCTGAGGATGCTTACAGTGTCGAAACTCAGTTATTTACCATGGAAAGTTGTATAGGGTTGCATGATACACTATCTCAGTTGCAAGACAATGAACGCTACTACGTGCTTGGAATCAAAGACAAAACTAAGGCCTTGAAAAGTATTATACGGAAATTTCAAATTAAACAGTAA